From the Pyrenophora tritici-repentis strain M4 chromosome 5, whole genome shotgun sequence genome, the window CGGATAATAGCCCGCGCGCTAGCCTACATGCTGGAACTCATATCGATCTGGCGCCCCAAAATATTGAGCGTGGGACGACAACAAACGATACGGAAAGTGGATACAAAGCACTGTACACGATGTTTGTGTACAAAGATCACATACCTGATGCAATTAGTATGCAAAAGCTCGTTGAGGTCTTTTCCCGCAATGTCGATGAGTGGCAGGCTCTTTGCATACTGCAAGCTGTTACAACAGACAACGAACTCGTCAAGTTCATATTCGAAAACAATGCGCTAGAGATATCGAGGAGAGAAGCCATTACGGCGGAAATTGCTAGGCGAGGTGTCATATGGAATGCTGAGTTGCGATTCTCTCTTACGGTAAGTTTGACAATATCACAAAACTGTCGGCTTTTGCTAATCTTACTTAATTTTAGTTAAATTTCAACTGGGCTCTATATAGAAATGAAAGTCACTTCCTCGCAGTCAACTAAGAGGTAGCTTAGCCTTAACTAAGTACTTTAGATATTTGATTGTCCTACGAAATATATACTACCAATGTCACCTATAACTAACTCTTCTTGTCACTTTAAGGCCCTATACTTTCCGCCCATGACTACAACTCTTCATCAGTTTCCTTGTCCAAGTCATTTTTATGTGTATTATAACCGGGTAAGGGCTTTCTAGCCTTGCTAAATGCTTCAGAGATTGAAGCATTTCCAAAATTCGTAGCGAGAGGGCTGCTTACTgtttcctcttcttcgtcgaCTTCTTCGTCGACTTCCCCGTAACTGTACGAAAGTCTGTCTTCTTCTGGGAATAGCCATGGAGAATTCTCCAGATCCTCGGCTGTCAGAGGCATCTTCGTCTTGGGATGCCGCTTCTGAGCTTTGCAGGCTGCAAAGTATTTCTCCCTTTGGTAGTAAGCTGGAACTAAACTGGCTAGCTTCCGCTCCGCATATCTTTTCCCAGCAAGCTGGATAAATTCAGTCTTGCTCAACCAATCTGCAGTATCAAGCCCCGTATAGGTCACTCTGATGTATGTGTCCGGTTGGTGTGGCTTGGTACGAGCACGGCAGACATATCCCTCCGCACGGGACATAACTACACAAGGGCCGACCTCACATAGAGGGTGAGCTTTGAGGTTTTTCTTCCTGTCTCTCAAATCAAACTTCATCTCTTTGTCTTCGGGCATGCTTTCAGCGCCTCCTGGGCCCAAATCGCTTCCCCTAATAACCTGGAAGAATTCCCATTTCTCTTCTCCTACGCCAGCGTTGACAATGAACCGATGGAAGCGTGGATTTTCTGATAGAGAAGCGCGAGTTGCTACCAGCGTACCAAACTCAGTCTCTCCATTATCGTAAGTAAAGGATTTAATACGGTCGTTATCTAGCGACATTGAATCGATATCCATATCAAGTAGGTCTTTCTCCATTAAATTCCTGCTAGGGGTAGGTGGTGTTGATACTGAGCGCGTAGAGTTACCCGATCCGACCATATCTGGTATTTTAGGAACACCAGAAGCGGTGGGAGTTTTAGGTAAAATAGCTTCAAGGCCCTTAGGATTGGCAGGAGCTTCAAGGCCCTTAGGATTGGCAGGAGCTTCAAGGCCCTTAGGATTGGCGGGAGCTTCGAGACGCGCAGAATTGGTGGGAGCGATACGAGTTTCTAAAGACTTCAAAACATCCTTAGCAGGCTCTTCAGTACGGAGTTGGTCCAGTAGCTTTTCCAGGTTGGCATCCACGGTATCCGAATTACCAGCTTGCCACTGATCCATCATGTCATTCAGTATGGAAACAGGCACCGAGTTCATGTCCGCATGGAATCCGCTCGCCTCGTTCATAAGCCGCAACTTATAATTGTGTGTCTTGACCAACCTCATCTGACCCTTCGCAGTCTTTATCTGCTCGTCCGTAATCATGCCATCCCGATTGCGCATTGTCTCCACGAGTTTGTATATTGGGTTAGCTACTAGTTCCCATGACTCCACTTGCTCAAGAGTCGGCTTTTCAAGCTCTTGAGATAGCTTCTGATAAAGCTCCTGATGTTGGTCTGAGGACTGAAGGAAGAGGTTGAATTCCCTCGTTGCTGTGCTCGATATAACTGATGTTGGGGTAATGCCTAGATCAGACAAGCTCTCCATGAACAACAGTACCCCGCGGAGGAATGCAGTGGTCTTCTTGTCGTTCTCTTCCCTTAATTTTCTCGTAGTCGCTAACTTCTTTTCGAGTCTCTGCACTTGCTTCGTAGAAGACGTGTTTCGTAACGCTTCCTCGAGGTCCTCTATCTTAGTCTTCAAGAATTTGTCCTTTGTGAGTTCTTTAACAGTTGTGAGTTCTTTACCCATAGCATGAATCTGACCATGGAGTAGTTCATATGGAAACCCGTATTTACGTTGAAGATCGGCCAAAGtgtcctcgccatccttGCTATAGTCCTTCATGCCGATTGTTCGCCGAAAATTCCTTTCTGCTTCCGTCAAGATAGGCTcaagctgctcatctgaaACTCCAACATTGGCAGACCGAATCTTCTTTGATTCAAGCGGCCACTCGCGGTGGTAACGGTGGGTAGCCTCAACTTGCTCAGGGGTATTGATCAGCGTTTCGCAGTACTTCTTAATCTTGGACTGCGCGGCGACGATGGAACGTATATGCGATTCGGGTATTTCCTTCCCGCCCTCCTTCCACCAAGTCTTCAATATCGGATACAGGCTGCGCCATATCTTTTCGACTTCTTGTGGACGTTCAGATGGTGGCTTTCTCTCCTTACGTGCTTCCATGTAGCCAACTATTCCTGCATTGGCGGTCTCCGCAACTTGGCGCTCATCCTGTAATTCCCGGCGTGCCTTGGTCGCCTGTCTTCGCGCATTTCGTTGTTCATCCGTCTCAGTCTTCTTCCGATCACGCTTTGCCTGTTTGCGAGCTGCAACAATTGCTTCATCTTCATCGGGAGGAGCTTCGGAATCAGAAGATCCAGAGGAAGCGAAGGGatcatcatcttcttcttccgtCTCTGTATCAAGTTCCTCGTCACTGCGCTGCACTTCCTCAATCTCGCCACCGCCGTCTTCTCCATTGGCGATGAGTTCCTTTTTGTTGCTACTGCTGCTCAATCCAGGGCCATTCTGCCCGTCGGAATCGTCTTCTGCTGTTGCATGTAGCTGTTTAGCCTTAGCCTTTTCTTTTCCTTTCCAAGCTGGCTGAGTGTTTTTCTGGAACCCAGCGTCTTGGCCGATAGGGAGAGAGGGTTGGGCAATTTGGGCGGCCATGATGGTGGTTATAGAATGGTGGTGTCTAAGTTTGTATGAGTGTAATGTACTGAGTTTAAAGATATTAAGTCCTGCTTAATTGTGTGGATGGATGATGCTTCTGCGAAAAAGATGACTGACAAGTAGATGCCTTTATAGAGCGCTACCAGAGTCTGTATCCCGTACCCAGTGGTACAACTATCGTTGTCTGAAATACGGCAGACCAGAACCCGGATTAGGCGCCTTGGCAATGCCATTACAGGAGCAGGAAACCGAATATCGTGTTCAAGTCCTAAGTGACCTACAGTATTCCGACATCTGCAGAGCTAATGCACTACTTAACAGTAAACCTAGACTGTGATTGCTGGGTGTAGAGACAATGGCTACCTTTCAACTCATTTGGTGGTACTGTGTCAGCACCGTTGTGCTGGCTTCTACTCCAGCATACCAAAGACCACAGATTTACCAAAGACCCCACAAGATATCCATGCGGGCATGGAGCAACAGTTCATCTTTGCATACATCCTTCAGCGCTTCGTTAACACACGCATCGCATACAACTGCCGAGATCGCCAATCCTACATCACATCTGCTATGGAATTCAACCTCACTATGGGGTTGGAATACCACACATACCTTACAGCCTACAGGAACCACAGCCATGTCTTATCCTACAGGAACCGCATCGGTGTCCTATCCTACGACCACTGTCACTGTTGGCGAAGCAGGAAAGCTTGTCTTTTCACCATCGTCCCTGAATGCTACCATTGGCTCTGTCATTGCTTTCAACTTCCTTGGGCTTAACCATACCTTAACCCAGAGTTCACTCTGGGATCCATGCCGAAGTAACCAATTATTTGACTCTGGGTTTCACCAGTTTAATCCAACAAACACGAGCGGGAAGTTTGTGGTGGAGTTCAAGGTTGTCGATCAAGATCCTAAGTGGTTCTTCTGCGCTCAGACGGTCAAGCGGTCTCATTGTCAAGCGGGCATGGTCTTTAGTCTGAACCCCCATGGATCGCATGCTCAATTTCTTCACAATGCTTTGGCAGGTATTGAAGCCCAGCCATCTAACGCATGCGAACTACCGAGTGTAGACCTCACCCCCAGTCACACAATTACACATGTCGCTACTGGTACGTTGTCCGCAAATTCCAGTACCAGTTCCGTAGCAGTCTCCCCGCCAATAGTCAATTCAGCGAGTGTAAAGGCAATGTGGCAGGTAGGATACTTGATAGCCCTTGCCCTTCTGTAGATAGCCATATAGTAGTCAAATAGCCAATGATATACCCTGCCAACACGTTTCACTGTGTCCATTTGTATAGCCTCTTGTAACGAGAATATCAAGGATAGTAGGGCATAGTGCACAAATATCGTGTTAATAATGTACGGGTGCGTCACATCGTAGTCGTTGGGGAAGGTGTGCTTGCGATGGACGAGCGTAGTCAGGAGGACATGCGCACTTACGGAAGACCGGCGCTGTAAACCGTTGTAGGTAGAGTCAGTGTGCTTGCTACAAGCGGGCGAATCTGCGGTAGACGGGCACTGTAAACGGTAGACAGGTACTGTAAACGGTAGACGGGCACTGTAAACGGTAGACGGGCACTGTAAACGGTAGACGGGCACTGTAAACGGTAGACGGGCACTGTAAACGGTAGACGGGCACTGTAAACGGTAGCAGAGGGCAGATGTGTGCGCGCGCACTTGAGGAGGACCGGCGTTGTAAACTGTCGTGAATGGTAAGTTAGCAGAGGGTGGAAGTGCACTCGCGCACTTGCGGTAGATAGGCGCCGTGGCAACCAGGGTGGGTGCGCGTGTGAGGCACAGacacagatgtcaatgagcaagctgagcgagctcagccaattggcttgctcagccaattgagcggaggccagcagctcgctcggctcgctcggattggctgaaacagggctgtcagctcgctcggcttgatgggctcagtcccaattaggaaagttatatagaaaccttggtgttgagtttctcagctaatatcccacttatgtacaccgtatttcgcgtccatctcctcatcgctgatagcctcctttacaggcacctcaccagtgccaaatccagctcttatccatcgtcgatcgcactgtattgctgctagaagttgcggagaaatgctgtgccgacggggctcgaggaggtcacccagctcgctgaataagcgctcacactcacagcttgagcctgggattgatagcatgtcgatagcaaatttgctaaggctggggtagcgatcgcggagtcctacctagtattttatagggtcaacgccctcgctagcgatcggttcgctgcgtttccaagccttATATTtatcctcctcgttctccgtaagccctaCCAGCTTAATAAAGCTGTTAATAGCGTCGTCTATATTATTGTGCCGAACTTTAgggcgtaagcgcggcttcggtaagcttttgtactccgcccacaaatgttgaaacttgcggttgctgctctctagcTAATTaggcttatccgcccacgctgcgttaaggtagcttttgtagcgaggataaaggattgtagcagcatagtaagctagcgagaggtcgagcttattgtagtactcgcgggctttaactagggcagcgcgaaggttgatagcaaggtggtctttaggtgactctgtatgctcattATGAATGACGTCTTTATAGCTTTACAAGCGGTCCTTATAGGCTCTAAGTAAGTATTTAAATACTagaataacctcagcgattgctctaaaagcaccgcttttgccgcggcctttaagccgttttgtagcttgtttcagtggcctaagcacatcaatatactcagcaatcacctaCCAGTTATGGGCATTGATCCTatcagacctcatccaatccggcgctgcaggtagcttgttgttacgacttcgggcgtacgcgtcttcagtttcaatcttctaAATATAGTAGTTGGCGTACCTattaaccgctaattgcaACTTAACAGCGCGCTtaaaacacgaaacgtaagagttcTAGCGAGTAACAACTAGCTTAACaggctccttgattttgtgctgttctgttggcgcgttaACAGGCTAgtccctaatagcgagcttctaATACTTCTtaaaaagagcgtactgttgtggtgttttaATGTAGTTAATAaccgcgagaagcactcctaatggtccatcgcctcgccaagtagctatgttctcagcttcgttcacgcgcttAGTCTCCTCATTatcgtaggactctttctcctcaccccagagtagcatctaGCTAATAAGATTAAGCGTATaaggaccgcagcgaaggcgacgcttAGTAGCGCTAAAGCctatctgcaaggcgagagtgttaatcgtagtgttgttgttatgtgcgttattgaggacgaagtaaccgagcttgcccacagtaATTTCGAACTGCTTAAATATTGCTATTACGACCTTAGCCATAGCCTCGCTAGTGTGGGCACCTGTTAGTTGTaggagcgcaataggcaagtccctgagctcgccagagctatcaacgtagtaggcgacgatacctaagtaaccacgcttgccaccttttgtcgtctatccgtcaaagcttatataGACTTTGCTCATTAATTCTAAAAGGCTTACGATAACCTTtggtaacaggtagttgtacaagcgtataacgtatcgtaAGACGCTGTTATAAGATGCCCACaaggctcgttctgcctctacgctagctaattgtattatattgcgaaaagacgataattcgaattgtgagagtgggaggttaTTTTCGACGAGCTAGgtgacggccgcaagcctaaactcttgtatattaAAGTTAGTAAGCTCGTTGGTAACAGCCTAAGAGCAGCCCTTCTaaagggcgcgttcgaggagagtttctt encodes:
- a CDS encoding Cwf-Cwc-15 multi-domain protein, with the translated sequence MAAQIAQPSLPIGQDAGFQKNTQPAWKGKEKAKAKQLHATAEDDSDGQNGPGLSSSSNKKELIANGEDGGGEIEEVQRSDEELDTETEEEDDDPFASSGSSDSEAPPDEDEAIVAARKQAKRDRKKTETDEQRNARRQATKARRELQDERQVAETANAGIVGYMEARKERKPPSERPQEVEKIWRSLYPILKTWWKEGGKEIPESHIRSIVAAQSKIKKYCETLINTPEQVEATHRYHREWPLESKKIRSANVGVSDEQLEPILTEAERNFRRTIGMKDYSKDGEDTLADLQRKYGFPYELLHGQIHAMGKELTTVKELTKDKFLKTKIEDLEEALRNTSSTKQVQRLEKKLATTRKLREENDKKTTAFLRGVLLFMESLSDLGITPTSVISSTATREFNLFLQSSDQHQELYQKLSQELEKPTLEQVESWELVANPIYKLVETMRNRDGMITDEQIKTAKGQMRLVKTHNYKLRLMNEASGFHADMNSVPVSILNDMMDQWQAGNSDTVDANLEKLLDQLRTEEPAKDVLKSLETRIAPTNSARLEAPANPKGLEAPANPKGLEAPANPKGLEAILPKTPTASGVPKIPDMVGSGNSTRSVSTPPTPSRNLMEKDLLDMDIDSMSLDNDRIKSFTYDNGETEFGTLVATRASLSENPRFHRFIVNAGVGEEKWEFFQVIRGSDLGPGGAESMPEDKEMKFDLRDRKKNLKAHPLCEVGPCVVMSRAEGYVCRARTKPHQPDTYIRVTYTGLDTADWLSKTEFIQLAGKRYAERKLASLVPAYYQREKYFAACKAQKRHPKTKMPLTAEDLENSPWLFPEEDRLSYSYGEVDEEVDEEEETVSSPLATNFGNASISEAFSKARKPLPGYNTHKNDLDKETDEEL